The Desulfoscipio gibsoniae DSM 7213 genome contains a region encoding:
- a CDS encoding glutamine--tRNA ligase/YqeY domain fusion protein yields the protein MKAPQNELSGGTNFIQNIINEDLKQDKNDSRVHTRFPPEPNGYLHIGHAKSICLNFGLAEAYHGLCNLRFDDTNPTKEEVEYVDSIKADVKWLGFDWGDRLFYASDYFEQLYGYAVALIKAGKAYVCDLTAEQIREYRGTLTEPGKDSLYRTRSVEENLDLFQRMRAGEFPDGSRVLRAKIDMKSPNLNMRDPVLYRIQRANHHRTGDKWCIYPMYDFAHPISDAIEEVTHSICTLEFEDHRPLYDWVLDNLDVPCRPQQIEFARLNLSHTVMSKRKLRALVEQGFVSGWDDPRMPTISGLRRRGYTPEAVRDFCDRIGVAKSNSFVDIAMLEHCIREDLNDRALRAMAVLHPLKVIIDNYPEDRVEMMDAENNPEHPDMGFRQVPFTRELYIEQDDFREDPPRKFFRLAPGREVRLKHAYIIKCERVVKDEQTGQVLELHCTYDPDTRSGMSNEVRKVKGTLHWVSAAHAVKAEVRLYDHLFIKENPEEDEDFRSNINPGSLEILTSCLVEPSLADVHPGNRYQFLRQGYFCVDTETTAGQPVFNRIVSLKDSWAKIQKAQGNK from the coding sequence ATGAAGGCCCCACAAAATGAATTATCCGGCGGTACAAATTTTATTCAGAATATTATCAATGAGGATTTAAAGCAAGATAAAAACGATAGTCGGGTACACACCAGGTTTCCACCTGAACCAAACGGGTATCTGCACATTGGACATGCCAAGTCCATTTGTTTGAATTTCGGCCTGGCGGAAGCATATCATGGTCTATGTAACCTGCGTTTTGACGATACCAACCCAACTAAAGAGGAAGTCGAATATGTCGATTCCATTAAGGCAGATGTTAAGTGGCTGGGCTTTGATTGGGGTGACCGGCTGTTTTATGCTTCAGATTATTTTGAACAGCTCTACGGGTATGCCGTTGCGTTAATCAAAGCTGGCAAAGCCTATGTCTGCGATCTAACTGCGGAGCAAATCAGGGAGTATCGTGGCACTCTTACAGAGCCTGGAAAAGACAGTCTCTACCGTACCCGCTCGGTGGAGGAGAACCTGGATTTATTCCAGCGAATGAGGGCTGGAGAATTCCCGGACGGGTCCCGGGTGCTGCGGGCGAAAATAGATATGAAATCGCCTAATTTAAACATGCGTGACCCGGTGCTGTACCGCATTCAGCGGGCCAATCATCACCGTACGGGCGATAAATGGTGCATTTATCCCATGTATGACTTTGCCCACCCAATTTCGGATGCCATTGAGGAAGTTACCCATTCCATATGCACATTGGAGTTTGAAGATCACCGCCCGCTGTACGATTGGGTGCTGGATAACTTGGACGTTCCTTGTCGCCCGCAGCAAATTGAATTTGCCCGGCTCAATCTCAGCCATACTGTGATGAGCAAGCGTAAGCTGCGGGCGCTGGTGGAGCAGGGGTTTGTCAGTGGTTGGGATGACCCGCGCATGCCCACTATATCTGGTTTGCGCAGGCGCGGCTATACTCCGGAAGCCGTTCGGGACTTTTGTGATCGGATCGGCGTGGCTAAAAGCAATAGTTTTGTTGATATAGCCATGCTGGAACACTGCATCCGAGAAGATTTAAATGACCGGGCGCTGCGTGCGATGGCAGTGTTGCATCCGCTCAAAGTTATCATCGATAACTACCCGGAAGACCGTGTGGAAATGATGGATGCCGAGAATAACCCCGAGCATCCCGATATGGGATTCCGGCAGGTGCCTTTTACACGGGAACTGTATATTGAACAAGATGATTTTCGGGAAGACCCCCCAAGGAAATTTTTCCGCCTGGCTCCGGGCCGTGAGGTAAGGCTTAAACATGCTTATATTATTAAATGCGAGCGGGTGGTCAAAGACGAGCAAACCGGTCAGGTATTAGAGCTGCATTGCACCTATGATCCCGATACCCGCAGCGGCATGTCTAATGAGGTGCGCAAGGTAAAGGGCACACTGCACTGGGTTTCAGCCGCCCACGCGGTTAAAGCCGAAGTGCGTTTGTATGACCACCTTTTCATAAAAGAAAACCCGGAAGAGGATGAAGATTTCAGGTCCAATATAAATCCCGGCTCGCTGGAGATATTGACCTCTTGCCTGGTGGAACCCAGCCTGGCGGACGTGCACCCGGGGAACCGGTACCAATTTTTAAGACAGGGGTATTTTTGCGTTGATACGGAAACAACTGCCGGTCAACCGGTGTTTAACCGGATCGTTTCATTAAAGGATTCCTGGGCTAAGATACAAAAGGCACAGGGTAATAAATAG
- a CDS encoding complex I 24 kDa subunit family protein, translated as MTQPQEIGVTKPLEREFPKKKYDELESFINSLETTKGALIEILHKAQDIFGYLPRDVQLFVARKLGIPGAEVYGVVSFYSYFTTKPSGIHTISICMGTACFVRGADKIAEKFKEKLGIESNETTEDGLFTIKDVRCIGACGLAPVVMVDDKVYGRVKVEDVDDIINTYRRKGEAVCR; from the coding sequence ATGACGCAACCTCAGGAAATAGGTGTTACCAAACCTTTGGAACGAGAATTCCCGAAGAAGAAATATGATGAACTTGAATCTTTTATAAACAGCCTGGAGACTACCAAAGGGGCTTTAATTGAAATCCTTCATAAAGCTCAGGACATTTTTGGATACCTTCCGAGAGATGTGCAGCTTTTTGTTGCACGCAAGCTGGGTATTCCCGGTGCAGAGGTTTATGGAGTAGTAAGCTTTTATTCCTACTTCACTACAAAGCCCAGTGGGATACATACCATTAGTATTTGCATGGGAACGGCCTGTTTTGTTCGGGGAGCAGATAAAATCGCTGAAAAATTTAAAGAAAAGCTTGGTATTGAGTCGAATGAAACCACCGAGGATGGGCTATTTACCATCAAGGATGTCCGCTGTATCGGCGCTTGTGGCCTTGCCCCTGTCGTCATGGTGGATGACAAAGTGTATGGAAGGGTTAAGGTAGAGGATGTCGACGATATTATAAATACGTATCGGCGGAAAGGAGAAGCAGTATGCAGATAA
- a CDS encoding NADP-dependent isocitrate dehydrogenase, which translates to MEDKIQMKVPIVEIDGDEMTRVIWRDIKEILLTPYIDLKTVYFDLGLEKRDETEDRITVEAARAAKEYGVAVKCATITPNAQRVKEYNLKQMWKSPNGTIRAILDGTVFRTPIIVNNIKPFIKTWEKPITIARHAYGDVYKGVEMKIEGKGQAEIVFTGQDGHVSREVIHDFAGPGIIMAMHNLDKSIESFARACFNFALDQKQDLWFATKDTISKKYDHNFKDIFQDIYTREYQDKFSAAGIEYFYTLIDDAVARVIRSSGGFIWACKNYDGDVMSDMVATAFGSLAMMTSVLVSPDGCFEYEAAHGTVTRHYYQYLKGEKTSTNPVATLFAWTGALRKRGELDGISSLVQFAADLEQAAVDTIEAGIMTKDLALLAEGEKKIVNTREFLQEVNARLGRR; encoded by the coding sequence ATGGAAGATAAAATTCAAATGAAAGTTCCAATAGTGGAAATTGACGGCGACGAAATGACCAGAGTTATCTGGCGGGATATTAAAGAGATTTTATTGACTCCTTACATAGATTTAAAAACAGTATACTTTGACCTGGGACTTGAGAAGAGGGATGAAACAGAGGACCGGATTACGGTGGAAGCTGCCCGGGCTGCCAAGGAATATGGTGTGGCGGTCAAATGCGCCACCATTACCCCCAATGCTCAGCGGGTTAAAGAATATAACTTGAAGCAGATGTGGAAAAGCCCTAATGGCACGATTCGGGCGATTCTGGACGGCACGGTTTTCCGCACGCCGATAATTGTCAACAATATAAAACCCTTTATAAAAACATGGGAAAAGCCTATTACTATTGCCAGGCACGCTTACGGCGATGTTTACAAAGGTGTGGAAATGAAGATTGAAGGAAAAGGTCAGGCGGAGATTGTCTTCACGGGGCAAGATGGGCATGTATCCAGAGAGGTTATCCACGATTTTGCCGGGCCCGGCATTATTATGGCTATGCACAACCTGGATAAATCCATTGAGAGCTTTGCCAGGGCCTGCTTTAATTTCGCGCTGGACCAGAAGCAGGACCTGTGGTTTGCCACAAAGGACACCATTTCTAAAAAATACGACCATAACTTTAAAGATATTTTCCAAGACATCTATACCAGGGAGTACCAGGACAAGTTTTCAGCGGCGGGAATTGAATACTTCTATACACTCATTGATGATGCCGTGGCCAGGGTAATCCGCAGTTCCGGTGGCTTTATCTGGGCCTGTAAAAATTATGACGGTGATGTAATGTCGGATATGGTGGCCACCGCCTTTGGCAGCCTGGCCATGATGACTTCGGTTTTGGTTTCGCCTGATGGTTGTTTTGAGTACGAGGCTGCCCATGGTACAGTGACCAGGCATTATTATCAGTATTTAAAGGGTGAAAAAACGTCAACCAATCCGGTGGCCACTTTATTTGCCTGGACAGGCGCATTGAGAAAAAGAGGTGAATTGGACGGCATCTCCAGTTTAGTTCAATTTGCCGCCGATCTGGAACAAGCAGCCGTAGATACCATAGAAGCAGGGATAATGACCAAAGACTTGGCCTTGCTGGCAGAAGGGGAAAAGAAGATAGTCAATACCCGGGAATTTCTGCAAGAAGTTAATGCACGCCTGGGAAGACGGTAA
- a CDS encoding sigma-54 interaction domain-containing protein codes for MPDLTEQKDIQMLKQKLLNNGVLDVLIDNPYEGIVVVDKQGYIRLINNTYLEMLGLNIEDAMGKHIADVTSHTKLPQVIESGRTILYDFWEVNGRKFIVLRIPIINDDGEIIGAIGKSLYADMTSGKLLAKKLRQLEKELEFYKAEFKKFHKAKYTFDNIIGESEKIKEIKKLACQIASSISTVLITGESGTGKELVAQAIHNASFRADKPFVRVNCAAVPENLLESELFGYDEGAFTGAKKGGKPGKFELAQGSTIFLDEIGEMPLTMQSKLLTILQERELERLGSIGSLDLDVRVIAATNRDLEKMIKDGTFRQDLYYRLNVINFKMPSLRERLDDIPLLISYLTKKLNKKLNCNVHGFTEDAVQLLMKYHWPGNVRELENSLERVFVFANEKLITPEQFPMLLKIVDVSPALYEPKTLTEAVSQTEINMITSVLKQVNGNRRKAARILDLHPSVLYRKIKKYNIK; via the coding sequence GTGCCCGACTTGACAGAACAAAAAGATATTCAAATGTTAAAACAGAAATTGCTTAACAACGGTGTCTTGGATGTGCTAATTGATAACCCCTATGAAGGCATTGTTGTTGTAGATAAGCAGGGATATATTAGATTAATAAACAATACCTATCTTGAGATGTTGGGATTAAATATAGAAGATGCTATGGGAAAACATATTGCAGATGTTACAAGTCATACGAAATTACCACAAGTTATAGAGTCGGGGAGAACAATTCTATATGACTTTTGGGAAGTAAACGGAAGAAAGTTTATTGTTTTAAGAATTCCAATAATTAATGACGATGGTGAAATTATTGGGGCAATCGGAAAATCCCTCTATGCTGATATGACTTCGGGAAAGTTATTGGCAAAAAAACTCCGACAGTTAGAGAAAGAATTAGAATTCTATAAGGCGGAATTTAAAAAATTTCATAAGGCCAAGTACACTTTTGACAATATAATTGGAGAGAGTGAAAAAATAAAGGAGATAAAAAAATTAGCTTGTCAAATAGCTTCCTCAATATCGACTGTGCTTATTACCGGTGAAAGTGGAACAGGTAAGGAACTGGTTGCTCAGGCTATTCATAATGCCAGTTTCCGAGCTGACAAACCTTTTGTTCGGGTTAATTGTGCGGCTGTACCGGAGAATTTATTAGAGTCTGAGCTTTTCGGCTACGACGAAGGTGCTTTCACCGGAGCTAAAAAAGGAGGCAAACCCGGTAAATTTGAATTGGCTCAAGGTAGCACCATTTTCTTGGATGAAATAGGTGAAATGCCGTTAACAATGCAATCCAAGCTTTTAACTATTTTGCAAGAGCGTGAGCTAGAGAGACTTGGAAGTATTGGTTCGTTAGACCTTGATGTTCGAGTTATTGCTGCAACTAATAGGGATTTGGAAAAAATGATTAAGGATGGTACTTTCCGACAGGACCTTTATTATCGTTTAAACGTAATTAATTTTAAAATGCCCTCGCTAAGAGAAAGGTTAGATGATATACCTTTACTGATAAGTTATTTAACAAAAAAACTCAATAAAAAATTAAATTGTAATGTTCATGGTTTTACAGAAGATGCTGTTCAACTTCTTATGAAGTATCATTGGCCGGGAAATGTGAGGGAGTTGGAAAACAGTCTGGAAAGAGTTTTTGTTTTCGCAAATGAAAAGTTAATTACGCCTGAACAATTTCCTATGTTGTTAAAAATAGTTGACGTCAGTCCCGCACTTTATGAGCCAAAGACATTGACTGAAGCTGTGAGTCAGACAGAAATAAACATGATTACCAGTGTTTTAAAACAGGTAAATGGTAACCGGAGAAAAGCAGCTCGCATACTGGATTTACATCCATCGGTTCTTTATAGAAAAATAAAAAAATACAATATTAAATAA
- the hflX gene encoding GTPase HflX — MTKTVYGNTRGLKKVDLDLLQGIYELAIDKNMIISLEIAQIMAVISSSNQRELVVFMDRQGRVASVGVGDAATVQLKAQSRRRGEHRLAGLRCIHTHPSGSGQLSAVDYAALYDMRLDVMVALGVQDGKIKEACLACLEPRDGQLTQNFQNFGPMSFAQLAAFPLTALIQDIEDSIKPPAAVSTSKTRQIEKAILVTIAGEDTLDELALLADTAGATPVARVTQHRKKPDTAFFIGRGKVEELALHRQSLGAELVIFDDELTPTQARNLEHAIGCRIVDRTTLILDIFAQRARTKEGKLQVELAQLRYLLPRLTGLGTALSRLGGGIGTRGPGETKLETDRRHIRRRIDELTNALEQVRRHRQQQRQNRRESASPVVALVGYTNAGKSTLLNALTQAQVYTANQLFATLDTTTRRLQLPGNREVLLTDTVGFIRKLPHHLVKAFRATLEEVIEADLLLHVVDASHAGLAEQIAAVEAVLKELGVQDKHTILVFNKIDQPVNHQLLEQVKLSYHCQFVEVSAHTGTGLEQLKELIAQNTLHQQRLLKGRLPYDRTDLVALLHQHGKVYSEKYGPEGIQVEAAVDECYWAALAPYLKT, encoded by the coding sequence TTGACCAAAACAGTTTACGGTAACACCCGGGGTCTCAAAAAGGTTGACCTGGATTTATTGCAAGGAATTTACGAACTGGCAATTGATAAAAACATGATTATATCGCTGGAAATAGCCCAAATTATGGCGGTTATATCCAGCAGTAACCAGCGGGAATTGGTCGTGTTTATGGACCGGCAGGGGAGGGTGGCATCCGTTGGTGTGGGCGATGCTGCCACGGTGCAGCTTAAAGCCCAAAGCAGGCGGCGAGGTGAACACCGTCTGGCAGGCTTGCGATGCATCCATACCCACCCATCGGGCAGCGGGCAGTTAAGCGCGGTTGACTACGCGGCTCTTTACGATATGCGCCTTGATGTGATGGTAGCCCTGGGAGTGCAGGACGGTAAAATAAAGGAAGCCTGTTTGGCCTGCCTGGAACCCCGGGACGGACAACTTACTCAAAACTTTCAAAATTTTGGTCCAATGTCTTTTGCGCAATTGGCCGCATTCCCTTTAACGGCGTTAATCCAAGACATTGAAGATAGCATCAAACCTCCTGCGGCGGTATCGACAAGCAAAACCCGGCAAATCGAGAAAGCTATCCTGGTTACCATAGCCGGTGAGGACACCCTTGACGAACTGGCCTTGCTGGCCGACACTGCGGGAGCAACACCCGTGGCCAGAGTGACCCAGCACAGGAAAAAGCCTGATACAGCGTTTTTTATCGGGCGGGGCAAGGTGGAAGAATTGGCTTTGCACAGGCAGAGCCTGGGAGCCGAGTTGGTTATATTTGACGACGAATTAACCCCCACCCAGGCCCGCAATTTGGAACACGCCATTGGCTGCCGCATTGTAGACCGTACAACGTTAATACTGGACATTTTTGCCCAGCGTGCCCGCACTAAAGAGGGAAAGCTGCAGGTTGAACTGGCCCAGCTGCGTTATTTATTACCCCGCCTAACCGGGCTGGGCACCGCCCTGTCCCGCCTGGGCGGCGGCATAGGCACCCGCGGCCCGGGTGAAACCAAGCTGGAAACAGACCGCCGCCATATCAGGCGGCGTATTGATGAGCTTACCAACGCCCTGGAACAAGTGCGCCGGCACCGTCAACAGCAAAGGCAAAACCGGCGTGAATCGGCCTCGCCTGTGGTGGCCCTGGTTGGGTATACCAATGCCGGTAAAAGCACTTTATTAAACGCCCTTACCCAAGCGCAGGTGTATACGGCAAACCAGCTATTTGCCACCCTGGATACCACCACCCGGCGATTGCAACTGCCCGGCAACCGGGAAGTGCTTTTAACCGATACAGTGGGCTTCATCCGCAAACTACCCCACCATTTGGTAAAGGCCTTTCGCGCCACATTGGAGGAAGTCATTGAAGCAGATCTTTTGCTGCACGTGGTGGATGCATCTCATGCCGGTTTAGCCGAACAAATTGCTGCAGTGGAAGCTGTTTTGAAAGAGCTGGGGGTGCAGGATAAACATACCATACTGGTTTTTAACAAAATAGATCAGCCGGTCAACCATCAACTGCTGGAGCAAGTTAAACTATCATACCACTGCCAGTTTGTTGAAGTATCCGCCCACACCGGCACAGGCCTTGAGCAGCTAAAAGAATTAATCGCCCAAAATACACTTCACCAGCAACGACTGCTTAAAGGCCGGCTGCCGTATGATAGAACGGACCTGGTGGCCCTGTTGCACCAGCACGGGAAAGTTTATAGCGAAAAATACGGCCCGGAAGGCATCCAGGTGGAAGCGGCAGTGGATGAATGTTACTGGGCGGCACTGGCCCCGTATCTTAAGACATAG
- a CDS encoding NADH-dependent [FeFe] hydrogenase, group A6, with translation MLAEQHNHADKKNIHIRINDQELTVPEGITILEAAHEAGVKIPTLCHLDLHDFQLYNKTASCRVCMVELVDARNNRNKLVPSCVTKAQEGMVVRTDTIRAITARRMAVELLLSNHPNECFTCPKNLECELQSLAEELNVREIRWEGERMDYPKDMSSDAIVKDANKCIYCRRCETACNEVQTCGILSGIGRGFNAFVGPFANIPMVESSCTYCGQCVMVCPTAALTEAFHCDKVWEAINDPDKYVVVQTAPAIRVALGELFGMEPGTIVTGKMVTALKRMGFDAVFDTNFGADLTIMEEASELIYRLKNNKTLPILTNCCPAWVKFIEHQFPELIHVPSTCKSPHIMLGTIAKTYYAEKKGLDPDNIVVVSVMPCIAKKAEAKRPELTKDEHNNVDIVITTRELGAMIKEAGIEFVKLPDSKFDSPLGEATGASVIFGTAGGVIEAALRTASEWMTGKPLDKVEFEELRGMEGVRRATVKIGDQELKIGIASGLGNARHILEDIRDGKANYHAIEIMACPGGCIAGGGQPYHHGNDEVIKKRREAIYAEDRNKKVRKSHENKEILELYKNYLGEPFGKRAHELLHTHFEERERI, from the coding sequence ATTTTAGCTGAGCAGCATAATCATGCAGATAAAAAAAACATACATATCCGTATCAATGACCAGGAGTTGACTGTCCCCGAAGGAATAACGATTCTGGAGGCGGCTCATGAAGCGGGTGTCAAAATCCCTACCCTGTGCCATCTGGACTTGCACGATTTCCAATTATACAATAAAACAGCTTCCTGTAGAGTATGTATGGTAGAGCTGGTTGATGCAAGGAATAATCGAAATAAACTGGTACCCTCCTGCGTTACCAAAGCACAGGAGGGAATGGTGGTACGGACCGATACCATTCGGGCTATCACAGCTAGAAGAATGGCAGTGGAATTACTATTATCAAACCACCCTAATGAATGTTTCACATGTCCCAAAAATCTGGAATGTGAGCTTCAATCCCTTGCAGAGGAGCTGAATGTAAGGGAGATTCGTTGGGAAGGGGAGAGGATGGACTATCCCAAGGATATGTCCAGCGATGCTATTGTTAAGGATGCCAACAAGTGTATTTATTGCAGGCGCTGCGAGACTGCATGCAATGAGGTGCAAACCTGTGGGATTCTTTCAGGCATTGGTCGTGGCTTTAATGCTTTTGTTGGCCCCTTTGCCAATATCCCCATGGTGGAGTCTTCTTGTACGTATTGTGGACAATGCGTGATGGTTTGTCCCACAGCAGCCCTTACCGAAGCCTTTCACTGCGATAAGGTTTGGGAGGCCATCAATGATCCTGATAAGTATGTGGTAGTCCAAACCGCCCCCGCCATCCGTGTTGCACTGGGGGAACTTTTTGGCATGGAACCCGGGACCATTGTTACCGGCAAAATGGTAACTGCTTTAAAACGCATGGGATTTGATGCAGTATTCGATACGAATTTTGGAGCGGACCTTACTATCATGGAGGAAGCTTCGGAGCTTATTTATCGCCTTAAAAACAATAAAACACTACCGATATTAACAAACTGCTGCCCCGCCTGGGTCAAGTTTATTGAGCACCAATTTCCGGAGTTGATCCATGTTCCTTCTACCTGCAAGTCACCACATATTATGCTTGGAACCATTGCCAAAACTTATTATGCAGAGAAAAAAGGTTTGGATCCTGATAATATTGTGGTAGTATCGGTCATGCCTTGCATAGCCAAAAAGGCGGAGGCCAAACGTCCGGAACTTACGAAGGATGAACATAACAATGTGGATATTGTTATTACAACCCGCGAACTGGGGGCAATGATTAAGGAAGCGGGAATTGAATTTGTCAAACTGCCGGATAGCAAATTTGACAGTCCTCTGGGGGAAGCAACAGGTGCATCTGTTATATTCGGTACAGCCGGAGGAGTCATTGAAGCGGCACTCCGTACCGCTTCTGAATGGATGACAGGTAAACCGCTTGATAAGGTTGAGTTTGAGGAGTTAAGAGGAATGGAAGGTGTTCGTAGAGCTACTGTAAAAATAGGTGATCAGGAGCTTAAAATCGGAATTGCCAGCGGTCTGGGTAATGCACGGCATATTTTAGAGGATATTAGGGATGGTAAAGCCAATTATCATGCAATTGAAATCATGGCTTGCCCCGGTGGTTGTATTGCTGGAGGGGGGCAACCTTATCACCATGGAAATGATGAGGTCATCAAGAAGCGCAGAGAAGCCATTTATGCAGAGGATAGAAATAAAAAAGTGAGAAAATCCCACGAGAATAAGGAGATCCTGGAGCTTTATAAGAATTATCTGGGAGAGCCCTTTGGCAAACGGGCACATGAACTTCTCCATACCCATTTTGAAGAAAGGGAAAGAATATGA
- a CDS encoding NuoF family protein has product MQIKSLEELSKIKQESKGKIKPRLHRDTTATEKNILVCGGTGCLANNSDKIIQILTALLKTRGMVEQVKVIRTGCFGFCEQGPIVKIEPDNVFYVRVGLKDVKEIVEEHIIKGRRVERLLYEDPRKKEKVHTQEEMTFYKKQLRVALRNCGLINPENIYEYIALGGYEALGKALTQMSRDEVIETVKKSGLRGRGGGGFSTGLKWEITRQQEDEEKFIICNADEGDPGAFMDRSILEGDPHSVIEAMAIGAYAIGADKGIVYIRAEYPLAISRLTTAMQQARELGFLGKRIFGVDFNFDIRLKYGAGAFVCGEETALINSCEGKRGEPNYKPPYPAEEGYWGHPTCVNNVETFANIPVIISRGAEWFATMGTEKSKGTKVFALAGKINNVGLVEVPMGITLREIIFDIGGGIPNGKKFKAVQTGGPSGGVITEKGLDTPIDYDNLLETGSMMGSGGMIIMDEDDNMVNIAKFYLEFTMDEACGRCVPGRIGTKRLFEMLHKITSGKATMADLDALKQLAYMIKDSSLCGLCQTAPNPVISTMKHFWHEYLAFIKDVDHPQGEGRYVPKNKIGLKS; this is encoded by the coding sequence ATGCAGATAAAATCCCTGGAGGAGTTATCTAAAATAAAACAGGAATCTAAAGGCAAAATCAAGCCGAGACTTCACCGGGATACTACAGCAACAGAGAAAAATATTTTAGTCTGTGGAGGCACAGGGTGCCTGGCAAACAATAGTGATAAAATCATACAAATATTAACAGCCCTTTTAAAAACCCGGGGCATGGTCGAGCAAGTTAAGGTAATTCGTACAGGCTGCTTTGGATTTTGTGAACAAGGGCCAATCGTAAAAATCGAGCCCGATAATGTATTCTATGTCCGTGTAGGATTGAAGGATGTCAAGGAAATTGTTGAAGAGCATATTATCAAAGGCAGAAGGGTAGAGAGACTCCTGTATGAAGATCCCCGGAAAAAGGAAAAAGTTCATACACAGGAAGAGATGACTTTTTATAAAAAACAGCTCCGTGTTGCGCTTCGCAACTGCGGGTTGATTAATCCGGAGAATATTTATGAATATATTGCGTTAGGCGGCTATGAAGCATTAGGAAAGGCGCTAACACAAATGTCCCGGGATGAAGTTATTGAGACCGTAAAAAAATCAGGTCTTCGCGGGCGAGGAGGCGGAGGTTTCTCTACGGGGCTTAAATGGGAGATTACCAGACAGCAAGAAGATGAAGAAAAGTTCATCATCTGCAATGCGGATGAAGGGGATCCGGGGGCTTTCATGGATCGAAGCATTTTAGAAGGTGATCCCCATAGTGTAATAGAGGCTATGGCCATCGGTGCATATGCAATCGGTGCAGACAAGGGGATAGTCTATATTCGTGCAGAATACCCCCTGGCAATCTCCCGGCTGACCACTGCCATGCAGCAAGCTAGAGAACTGGGTTTTTTGGGGAAAAGAATTTTTGGAGTAGACTTCAACTTTGATATTAGGCTCAAATATGGGGCGGGTGCCTTTGTTTGTGGAGAAGAAACCGCGCTTATCAACTCCTGCGAAGGTAAGCGGGGCGAACCTAATTATAAGCCGCCATATCCAGCTGAAGAGGGCTATTGGGGACATCCTACTTGTGTAAACAATGTGGAGACATTTGCCAATATTCCGGTGATTATATCCAGGGGAGCAGAGTGGTTTGCGACCATGGGGACGGAAAAAAGTAAGGGTACCAAGGTCTTTGCCCTGGCAGGTAAGATAAATAATGTTGGATTGGTAGAGGTACCAATGGGCATTACCTTGCGTGAAATAATTTTTGACATCGGAGGTGGTATTCCTAATGGTAAAAAGTTTAAAGCCGTGCAGACGGGAGGCCCCTCCGGCGGGGTAATTACGGAAAAGGGACTGGATACACCTATTGACTATGACAACCTTTTGGAGACAGGCTCCATGATGGGTTCAGGCGGCATGATTATCATGGATGAAGATGACAATATGGTCAATATAGCAAAGTTTTATTTAGAGTTTACTATGGATGAGGCTTGCGGAAGGTGCGTACCGGGACGCATAGGCACCAAAAGACTTTTTGAAATGCTCCACAAAATAACATCAGGAAAGGCTACCATGGCGGACCTGGATGCCTTGAAGCAGTTGGCATACATGATAAAGGACAGTTCTCTGTGTGGACTATGTCAAACAGCCCCCAATCCAGTTATTAGTACTATGAAACACTTCTGGCATGAATATTTGGCCTTTATCAAGGATGTAGATCATCCCCAGGGAGAGGGAAGGTATGTGCCAAAGAATAAAATTGGTTTGAAATCATAA